GAGATGCAGTTAAATTAAAGCCCTCGGTTTACTACAAGCTAAATGAAAAGTTAGCTTTAAACAACTCGTTTCTTATAGGAAGAGAGTTTAAAGGTGGGTATGATGATTATGAGTTAATCGAGTTAGAACCAGGATTTGGGTATAAGTTGAGAGATGATTTCGGTATGGGTATAAATTATTTCTTTAAATGGGGTCAGACATCAAACGAAAGATTCACAGAAAGAGAAAGATTTTTTAAACCATATGTATGGAAGAGTTTCAAAGGCTTAGGATTAGGTTTGTCACTGTGGGGAGAGATTGGTCCATATAGCAATAATGATGGTGCTAGACACAACAATACAAAGTTTGGAATAACAGGAAATAAAACTTTAACAGAAACATTAAAGGTTGTTGGAGAGGTAAGTTATAAAAGAGAGGAGCAAAAAAGCTCTAAGAAAGATATAGATGTAACTTTTGTGATGCTAGGATTACAGTATAGTTTTTAACATAAAAAAAGACCAGAATTAAATTTTCTGGTCTTTTATAATTTTTTATAAATTTCGCCTCTATTACCAGCTAATAAAACTTCGATTATTACAATCTGTCCATTTACAACTTTGAAAATTATTCTATAATCTTTTATTCGCATTCTCAAAAGTCCTTTAAATCCTTTCAAAGCTTTTATATCTGTATTTGGATTTTCATTTATTATATTTTTTTTAAACATCTCTTCGATATCTTTATGTTTAGTAAAAAATTTATTTGCACTCTTAGAGTAGTTAAATTTACACTTCAACTGTTTCACTTCTTTCTATCGTTAGATCATCGTCAGTTAAAGAGCTTAAAGCCTCTAAAATTTCTGCTTCTTCCTCTTCATCTACATATTCAGTAATACTGTTTAATCTATAAAAAATACTATTTTTTCTTTTTTCAAGAGCCATCTGAATTCCCTCTCTTATTAATTCACTCATACTCTCATCATATATTTTAGAAACTTTTTTTATATCATCTATCAACTCTTGATCCAGTCTTAAATTAAAACTATTTTTCATAATTCACCTCTCAATAATATCATTGGTATATTGTATATACAATATACCATAAGTGTATATAAAAATCAAAAATTAAATTATTTTTAATATGAAAAGAGACCAGAAAAATTAATTCTGGTCTCTTTATATATTATAAGTAGTTTATGGCAATTTTATTGTGATATTATAAGTAGTTTTTGTAGATCTCTTTTGCTCTTTCAACTTTCTCAGGAGATAACTTTCCTAGAGGCTCTTTACAGAATCCAGCACTTACACCTTGACACTTTAAAAGCTCCTTTAAAGTTTGGAACAGTCCGTTTCCGATAACAGCTTCGATCATATCGTTAGCTTTTCTTTGTAACTCTCTAGCTTCGTCAATCTTTCCTTCTTTTGCAAGAGTGAATATCTTCTTAGCGTTTAATCCATTTACGTTGTATGTACTTCCGATAGCTCCATCAACATTTAAAACAGTTGCAGAAAGTAGCATCTCATCGAATCCAGAGTATAATAGCTTATCAGGGAAAGCGTGTCTTAATCTCTCCATTAAGAAGAAGTTTCCTTCTGTAAACTTAACTCCGATGATGTTCTCGTTTTCGAATAACTCAGC
This genomic window from Cetobacterium sp. ZOR0034 contains:
- a CDS encoding type II toxin-antitoxin system RelE/ParE family toxin; this encodes MKQLKCKFNYSKSANKFFTKHKDIEEMFKKNIINENPNTDIKALKGFKGLLRMRIKDYRIIFKVVNGQIVIIEVLLAGNRGEIYKKL